Sequence from the Gemmatimonadaceae bacterium genome:
AGTATCGCGGCACCGCCTTCTTCCAGTGCTACACCACCTGCCAGCCGGAGCACGGCGTGGGCGACAACATGAGCGCCGATCAGGCGAGCATGGTGCGCGATGCGCGTGGTGTGCCGGAGTTCGTCTTCAACCCGCGCAAGGGCGAGACGATGCAGGAAGCGTTCGACCTCAAGGGCAACCCGAGCCTCGACCGCGACTGGTGGCACACCAAATACGCCAGCAACGGCGAAGCGTTCACCTTTGGCGTGGCGCACTGGGCGCTCACCGAGGGCCGTTTCCGCAAGCACCTCAGCGAGGTGAAGGAAGCCGACATCGCGGGCATGACGCCGATGCACGACCAGCTGATGTTCGTCACGCAGGACGACGTCACCTACCGCCGCGTCTTCGACCCATCACACCGCAGCTACATCCCCAACCTCGGCTGCTACATCAAGGTCGAACGGAAGGGCGCGTTCAAGTACTACGCGGTGACTCGGCAGATGGTGCTCTTCGCCGTGGAACGCCGGAAGGCCTGGCGCATGCTGCAAAGCAAGGCCGGTATCATCAACAAGGACTACCTCGCCCAGAAGGCGCTGCTGGCGCGCATCGATCGTGGTGAACTCACGGTCGCCGACGCAAAGGCGAATCTGGCGGCGTTGCTGGCGGAGACGGTGTCCTGAGGGGCAACTCGAGAACTGGCCACGGATGACACGGAAACGCACGGCTCCTTCAGCGCGAGCTGAGGGAACCGCGTGTTTCCGTGTCATCCGTGGCAGTTACTATCGAGTCGTCGTATCGCTCAGCACGACACGCGCCGACCGGTACGGCTGCCAGTCGCGCCCCCAATCCACGCCCACGACGTCGAACGAGAGTCGGGTGCCGTCCACGTGCACGATGAGGAAGTGGTACGGGTTGTCCCCCGCCTGCATGCCCGGCTTTACGAGGTGGGTGAGACGCACCGAGTCGGCACCGGCGTCGCGGATATACTGGCGCGTATCGGGCTCACCCTGATACGTGTACAGCGGGGCCCCACCGCCGCCGCTGACGATGTGGTCCATGCGCTGCGGCGCGCCCGAGGCGTCGCGATAGCGTTCGACCCAGTGTTCGAACAGATGCTCATGCCCCGTAAGCAGCAGCCGCACCTTGTGCTTGCGGAAGAGCGGCATGTACCTGGCGCGCACCGCAGCTGTGGGGCGCTCCACGATCGATCCGCCGTGCGGCCCCGACGAAAAGGCCGGGTGGTGTGAGAACACCACCACATTCGTATAGCGCTTCCGGTCGAGCCCTTCGAGCTGTTGCTGCACCCAGCCGAACTGCACCGTGTCTTCGGCGATGTTCGAGTCGAAGGCGATGACGAAGGTGTTGCCGTAGCCGAAGGCGTACGTCGGATAACCGCGGAGGCGCCGCACATTGCCGTCGGCGGGGATCAGCCCACCCACCGCGCGCAGATAGTTGGCCAGCCCTTCCTTGCGCCCCGGGTTCTCGAGATCGCCGGCCGCGGTCACGTCATGGTTGCCCGGCGCCAGATAGTAGGGCACGCCGCCGGCCGTGGTGATGCGGTTGATCAGGCTGACGAAGCTCACGTTCCACTGCTTCGGATCGCGACCATTCACCACGGCGTCGCCGCTCTGCAGCACGAATCGGACCAGGTCGGGCCCCTTCTCGAGTCGCGTGATCGCGCGGAGCATTTCGTCCACCACGAGGCTGTGCTCGTACTGCTCCGCCTGGCCATCGCGGCGGCCGCGCGTGTCGCCATAGGCGATGAACGAGAAGCGGGTAACGCCCGCACTCTGCGCTTCCGGCGGGAGCGGGCGCGTGGGTTTGGCGATGGCGATGACGGAGTCGCGCGGAGCGACCCCCTGGGCCGTCGCGGAGCACGGCAGCAGGATGGCGGCGATCGCCACCGAGAGAGGGAGAGAGCGCATCCCCGGAATTCCCTCTCCGGAGCGCGATCACGCAAGGAGTGGCCGGAAAGACCGCGTCGCGCGGCCCCCGTCAGCGCCGGCTAGTCGACGCGCGTGAACACAAAGTCGGCATTGCGGGCATCGTTCGCCGACCCGGGGCACGACCCGCCCATGCCGGAGTTCATCACCAGTGTGCGGGCGTCACTGACGCGCACGCGGTAGGCGCCGATGCTCCGCCCATTCTCGGTGGCCGAGGTGATCATGATCGTGGGCACCGCGACCGAATAACCGGCGTCGCGCACGCCCACCCATTGCCAGCGCCCGATCGTCACCGTGGGCGACACGCTTTCCGGCGCTCCGTTGGCGGTGCGGATGAGCGCCAACGACCGGCGGAACTCGCCGGAGGCGCCGAGGCGAATGGTATCCTGCAGCGTGGTGACCCAGCGGGTGCCGCTGCAGACGTGATCGAAGATGACCACCGGCGCGCTTTGACCGTCCGCACTGCTCAGCACATACGTGACCGGGCCCGTGGTCAGCGTGGCGGCAAGGGCGCGCTCGAGGTCGGCCTGCGGGGTGGCGGCCGGTGCCGTGGTGTCGGCGCACGAAGCCGCGCCAACGAGGAGCAGTACCGCGGCGAAGGTCGCATTGGCCCGCATCGAGCACACTCCGCGTGGTAGAGACGTCGGCCGCCTGACCCTCGCGGACCTACTTGGGGAAGCTCCCGACCAGGGGGCCTCGCGTCAAGCGATCGCGGCCGTGGCCGCCGGCAACGACAAACGCCCCGCCACCGAAGTGACGAGGCGTCTGGCAAAGAGCGGGCGACCGGACTCGAACCGGCGACGTCCAGCTTGGGAAGCTGGCATTCTACCAACTGAATTACGCCCGCGACGGAATGGGAAGGTAGCCGCCGGTCCGCCGGGCTACAAGCCTCCCTCCACCCTCCTACCCCTCAACCCAGTCCCGGTTCAGCCGCCGGGATGCCAGGAACAACAGCACCGACGCCATCACGTAGAACCCGGCCCCGTAGTACAGCGCGTAGCGCATCGACTCGGCCCCGTACTGGGGCGCCAGCCGGTCGCTCAGGAAGCCGAAGATCCAGAGCCCCACGGCAATGCCGAGCAGGTTGTTGATCAGCAGAAAGAGCGAATTGACCGTCGTGCGCATCGACGCCGGCGCCAGATGCTGGACCGCACCGAGGACCGGGCCGAGCCAGGCGAGATTGAGCCCCGTCGGCACGAGGAACAACGCGAACGCCCAGACCAGCGACGTCGTGTTCATCGCCGCATACGCGAACGGCAGCGCGACCAGAAAGCACACGGCGGGCGTGAGCGCATACGCGGCCCGCGTACGCCTGGCGAACCGATCGGCAAAGGCCCCACCCAGCCAGATGCCAACCACGCCGCCGACGAGCGTGATCGCGCCGTAGTACCAGCTCGTCTGCGTGAGCGTGAGCCCGAGGCTGCGAATGAAGAAGCTGGGGAGCCAGAAGGCCACGCCGTAGCCGCAGATCGACGAACAGGCGGCACCCAGCGCGAGCAGCCAGAAGGTGGGCTTGGGGAAAACGGTGGCCATCACGCTGGCGAGTGACGGCGCCGGTGCGGTGGACACCGCGCCGTCCAATCCACCACGCGGCGGGTCCTTCACCACGAGCTTGAAAAATGGCGCAAGCAGCACCCCCGCCCCGCCCACGATGAAGAACGCCACGCGCCAGTTCATCGAGGCGGCGATCAGCCCGCCGAACAGAATGCCAAGCGCCGAGCCCACGGGAATGCCGAATGAGTACGCCGCGAGCGCGCGCGCGCGCTGCGCCTTGGGGAAGTAGTCGCTCACCAATGAATAGGCCGGCGCCACGCCCCCGGCTTCGCCGAAGCCCACGCCCACGCGCGCGAGGAAGAGCGACCAGAAGCCGCTCGCGAGGCCGCAGGCCATCGTGAACGCGCTCCAGAGGGCGAGCGCCGCGGTCATGATCCACGTGCGGCTCATGCGATCGGCGAGCCACGCGATGGGGACGGCGAGCGTGGAGTAGAGCATCGCGAAGGCGAGCCCGCCCATCAGGCCGAGCTGGGTGTCCGTGAGCCCGAGCTCCTTCTTGATCGGCTCCTTCAGGATCCCCAGGATCTGCCGATCGAGGAAGTTGAACGTGTACGCGAGCACGAGCATCGCGAGCACGACGTAGCGATAGCGGGCGTCGCGCGGCGCAGGGTCCAACGCCTCGCGTTCGGGGGCAGCGGGAAGCGGAGCGGGCATCCGTGCAATGTGCATCGCGGTGCGCGTGCGCACAGGACCACCCGCCCCTGCCAATGCTGCCAATATCGGGCAGCCGCGGTAGCTTGGGAGATGGCCCTGCCCCACCTCCTTGTCATCGATGCGCAGTCGCTGGCCGCGCGCGCCGCGCACGTCGCCAACGGCGACCCCGAGGCCGGCGTGCGCCTCTGGTGTCAGATGGCCCGTGGCGCGGCGCAGGATCTGGGCGCGACGCACCTCGCGGCGGCGTGGGATCACGAGGGGCCGACCTTCCGCCATGCGCTGTTCGCGGGCTACAAGCAGCGCCGCACCGGCGAAACGCGCTCACGCGTCGCGCCGATTCGCGCCGCGCTCGAGCAGACCGGGCTCCTGAGTCTGAGCGTCGCGGGGTTCGAGGGCGATGATGTCGTCGCGTCGATCATGGCGCGCTATCGCGCGGATCTCGCGGTGACGTTGCTCTCGAACGACTCCGACCTGCTGCAGTTTCTGAGCGACGGGGTGGCGGTGGTGAGCTACGTGGGGATGGGCAAAGGGACCGACGGCACGCGCGTCCGCCGCTGGCAGCCCACCGATGTGCAGGAGCGCTTCGGCGTGACGCCAGCGCAGCTTGCCGACTTCAAGGCGCTCGCCGGTGAGACGGGCGACGATATCCCGGGCGTGCCGCGCATCGGCAAGGACACCGCGGCCAAGCTGCTGCGCCGCTGGCAGAGTCTTGAAGGCGCGCTCGAGGCCAGCGAGTTCGTGAGTCATCGCGACGAAACCGCCAAGCTCGCGGGGCAGCATGATCACGCGCGCCTGATGCGATCCCTCACGACGATTCGCACCGACGTGCCGCTGCCGGTGTTTGCGCTCGAGGCGTGCGCGCTCGAGGTCATTGCGTGGCCCGGCGCCACTCGATCGTCGGGCACAGCAAGGCACGTCGAGGCCGGCCCCGGACTTGAGCAGGTCCCGTGGCCTGAGTAGACCATGTTGTCGCCACGGAGCACACGGAAACGCACCGTTCCCTCCGCGCGCGTTGATGGAACCGTGCGTTTCCGCGAAATCCGTGGCCAAAGTCGATGCACGTCAAACAAAAACGCCCCGGCCAGCGAGCTGACCGGAGCGTTGAAGAGCCACAGATCGGGATTGAACCGATGACCGCCCGATTACGAATCGGGTGCTCTACCACTGAGCTACTGTGGCGACGTGCGCGGAGCAAACTAACACGCTCCGGGACCATCGTGTACTGCGAAAACACCTGCATGCTCTGGCGCGGACTCGAACCGCGACGCCTTGCGGCACCGCCCCCTCAAGACGGCGTGTCTACCAATTTCACCACCAGAGCGAGGGGTCCCGGCTTGCACCAGGAACCTGCAACCAACACCTGCGAGCCGTACTACTGACGGGAGCGACGGGGCTCGAACCCGCGACCTCTCGAGTGACAGTCGAGTGCTCTAACCAAACTGAGCTACGCCCCCCAACCACACCTGCACCTGCAACCTGCTAGTAGCTCCAACGGGAATCGAACCCGTCTCTCGACCTTGAAAGGGTCGCGTCCTAACCGATAGACGATGGAGCCGTTTTCCCGTTGTGACTACCTACATAGCGGTAACGGGATTCGAACCCGTGTTCCAGCCTTGAGAGGGCTGTGTCCTAGTCCCCTAGACGATACCGCCAAGATCCAACAGGCCCGGAGGGAATCGAACCCCCAACCGCCGGTTTTGGAGACCGGTGCTCTACCAATTGAGCTACGGACCTCCAGAGATCTTTGCAGATCTCCGAGTGACTCAGGGTGACCGACGGGAATCGAACCCGCAACCCCCGGAACCACAATCCGGTGCTCTAACCGATTGAGCTACGGCCACCATGATCTCCGGAAATTCCAACGGAGACACCCATGGTAACCAGTCGGCCTTCGAACTTCAAGCGGGGGCGGACTCGACATTTTCCGTCGAGTCCGCCCGCGTCGCTCAGTCCTTCGCGCGATCGAGGTACTCGCCCGTCGTCGGGTTCACGCGAATGCGCGTCCCCTGCTCGATGAATTCCGGCACGTTCACCACCACGCCGTTCTCGAGCTTCGCCGGCTTCGACGACGCCGTCTTGGTGGCGCCACGCACGACCGGCGCCGTGTCCACGATCTCGAACACGAGCGAGTTCGGCAGCTCGATCCCGATCGGCCGCCCGTTGTACCACTCGGCCAGGATCTTCATCCCCGGCTGCATCCACGGCGCCGAATCACCGAGCGTCTCCTCGTCCAGCTCGAGCTGGTCGTAGTTCTCGATGTTCATGAAGTGGTACGTGTCGCCGCCCTGGTAGAGGAACTCCAGTTCGTGCGTTTCCATGTCCGCCTTCGTGATCGTGTCGGCGGCGCGGAAGCGATGCTCGAAGCTCGACCCGGTGCGAAGGTTCTTGAGCTTCGCCTGCACCATCGCGCGCAGGTTGCCCGGCGTGTGGTGACGGAACTCCAGCACGCGGCACGGATCGCCTTCGAAGACGAGCACCATGCCGCGACGGATCTGCGTTGCGGTGACGGCCATATAGTCAGACCTGCGAACAGGGAAACAGACGGGAGCCAGCGCCCATCGGTGTGGCACACCAACGGCAGCCGGATTCGGTACAGCCTCGAAAAATAGACGAGCTAAGCCGTGAAGGGAAGGCCATTTACCGCCCCCCGCCCGGGTCGGGACGGCCGGCCAGATCCCCCGCGAGATCCCGAGCTAGATCCCGAGCTTCCGCCGGAACTCCTGCCCGCTGGGCGGCCGCGCCGGCGTCTTCGGGTCGCGGCGCTCGGCCCCGACCTTCACGTCGAGCATCCGGCGGTCCGGCGCAAAGGCCGGCGGCGACACCCGGGTCGTCTCCGCCCGCTCGCCGTAGTGCTTGGCCAGGCCGAGCGCGATCCCTTCGAACGCCGCCAGCATCTCGGCCGGTCCCTCGAACCGGATGCGCATCGTGTCGAGGTCGATCAGCTCGACGTCGAACTCCGCATACGGAATGCCGGGGATCAGCGTGTCGAGCACCGTCGGTGCCAACCGCGTGATCTGCATCAGCACGGTGCGCGCCGACGTATGCCCCTTGAGCAGCGCGCCGTACTCCTTGAGGACCAGCGGCACGAGCTGCATCGCCACGAACTGGTAGACCTCGTGCACCGGCCGACGCCGCACATCGGCGATCGCTTCCACGAACGCCATGACCCGCCCCGGCGCCCCGGGGAGGCGCCCCACGTCATTCAGGTGCTCGGTCGACGCCGCGCGAACGGCCGCCAGCTCACGAGGGCCGAACTCCGCCTGCACCAGGTCTTCCAGCAGCACGAGGATGGAACGCATGGCGAGAACCTAATGCGTTCCGGCAGGCGCCGCCCACGAGGCGATCGCGGCTTGCAGCGGCCCCCACAGCGTGGCGGCGACGAGCCGTGATCCTTCCGGGTTGGGATGGATACCGTCCGCCTGGTTGAGCCGCGCGACGCCCGCCACGCCATCGAGGAGAAAGGGCCACAGGGGCACCTTCGTCTCCTGCGCCGCCCGCGCGTAGACGGCGTGAAAGCGCGTGGTGTAGGCGCGGCCGAGATTGGTGGGCGCCTCCATCTGCACGAGCGCGATCGCCGCCTCGGGGCGCTGCGCCCGCACGATGCCAATCAGCTTGATGAGGTTCGCGTAGGTCGAATCGGGATCGACGCCGCGCAGCCCGTCATTCGCGCCCACCTCGAGCACCACCAGACGCGCCGGCTGGTCGAGCACCCACGAGGCGCGGCGCACCGCGCCCGCCGAGGTTTCGCCGCTGAGCCCCGCATTCACGATGCGCACCGCGTACCCTGCCGAATCGGCCTTGGCCTGCAGCAGGGCGGGATAGGCCTGGGCCGGATCGAGCCCGAGTCCGGCCGTCAGGCTCGTCCCGAGGAGCACGACCCGGGGAACTCCCGCTGCGGCCGGACTTCCCGTTGATTGCGGATCGCGCGCCGCCGCCGAGGCGCCGACCGCTCCCGATGGAGCGCGTCCGGAATCCTTTCCCGACGCGCTGCCGTTGGAGGAGCGATCGGCGGCGTTGGCCCCGCAGGCGGCCAACCCGCCCAGCAGCATGGCCGCCAGCGCCCGAACGCCCCGAAATCTGACCCGCACCCGACTCTGCATGCTTGTTGCCCGTGGATTGACCAAGGAATACCTGAGCGGCACCCAGCGCCTGACGGTGCTGCGCGACGTGTCCTTCGACGTCCCGGCCGGCGCCTTCGTGTCCATTGTCGGACCCTCGGGCAGCGGAAAGACGACCCTGCTCGGCCTGCTGGCCGGACTCGATACCCCGAGCGCGGGGTCGGTGTCCCTCGATGGCGTGGATTTCTCGCGCCTCGACGAAGATGCCCGGGCCCGGCTGCGCGGTGAGAAAGTTGGGTTTGTCTTCCAGAGCTTTCAATTGATCCCCACGCTCACCGCGCTCGAGAATGTACAGGTTCCCCTCGAGTTGAGTGGGGCCGCGAGCACCACCGAGGCCGCCGTGCGCGCGAAAGAGCTGCTCACGCGCGTCGGTCTGGCGGATCGGACGCATCACTTTCCCCAGCAGCTGTCCGGCGGCGAGCAGCAACGGGTGGCGCTCGCGCGTGCGTTCGTGAACGAGCCGCGCATTCTCTTCGCCGATGAGCCCACCGGCAACCTCGATGGCACGACCGGTGAGCGCATCGTGGAGCTGCTGCAATCGCTCAACCGCGAGCGCGGCTGCACGATCGTGCTCGTCACGCACGACCCGAGCCTCGCCGCGCGCACGCAGCGTACCATCCGCCTGCGCGATGGCGTGATCGTGGAAGACATCCGGCACGACGCATGACGACTCAGGCCCTGCTCCGCCTGGCCTGGCGCGAAAGCCGTACGGCGCGCCGGCGGCTGGCGCTCTACATGTCGTCCATCGCGTTCGGTGTCGCTGCACTGGTTGCCATCGACTCGTTCGCCGGCAATGTCACGCGCTCCATTCGCGAGCAGTCGCGAACGCTGCTTGGCGGCGATCTCGCCCTGTCGTCACGGGCGGTGATGCCGGCCGTGGTGGACACGGTGCTCGACTCATTGGCCACCCAGCAGGTGCGCACTGCGCGCGTGACCACGTTTGCCTCGATGGCGCTCGCCGAACCGTCGGGCGGAACGCGGCTCGTGCAGGTGCGTGCCGTCTCGCCGGGCTACCCGTTCTACGGCGCCATTGAAACGGTCCCCAGTGGTGCCTGGGCCCGCGTGCACGCCGACACGGTGGTGTTCGTCGATGCGTCCCTGCTGGTGGCGCTGGACGCGAAGGTGGGCGACGTCCTGCGGCTGGGGCAGCAGGCATTCACGATTGGCGGCACGCTGGGCAATGTGCCGGGCGATGCCGGTATCGCCTCGGTAATCGGGCCGCGGGTGTACGTCTCGGATCGGTGGATCGAGCGCACCGGGCTGCTGCGCTTCGGCAGTCGTGCGGAATACGAAGTGGTGATGCAGCTGCCGCCGGCGCTCGCCGAGCGCGCGCGCGCCCGCACGCTCAAGTACGCCCTCTGGAAGCGCGTCGATCCGGAGTCGTTCGCGCGGGACTCCGTGCGGCGCGCCCGTGACGGCGACCGACGCAATCCCGGCGGCGGCGACGACGAACCCGACACCACGGCCGCCAATGATCGCGCCACCACGACCGCCGTGGCGGCGGTCGGGCGCCCGAACGATTCCACGCCCACCGCGGGATCGCCCACGGCGGACAGCACCGCCGTCGCGGCCCGCCCGGCGGCGCCCGCTGCACTCGCCGCGCCGCGCGCGCGCATCAGCGTGCGCACGGTGGCCGACACCGAGCGCGACTTCACGCAGGCCGTCGCGCAGCTCGCCGACTTTCTCAGCATCATCGGGCTGATCGCCCTGCTCCTGGGCGGCATCGGCGTCGCGTCGGGCGTCAACGCCTTTGTCAGCGCCAAGATCGACACCGTGGCCGTCCTGCGCTGCCTCGGCGCCACGAGCGGCCAGGTGCTGGCGCTCTATCTCGTGCAGGCGGTGGCGATGGGGCTGCTCGGTGCGACCGCCGGTGCCGTGCTCGGCGTTGGCGTGCAGTTCCTGCTACCGCGCGTGATGGGCGACTTCCTGCCCGTGGACGTCACCATCGCGCTCGAACCGCTCCCGCTGCTGCTTGGGCTCGCGACGGGCGTATGGGTGGCGCTCGTCTTCGCGCTCCGCCCGTTGCTGGCGCTCCGGCGCGTGTCGCCGCTTCAGGCCATTCGTCGCAACGCCGACCCGGCCGCGCTCCCGAGTGAGTGGCGTGATCCGGCGCGGCTGACCGTGGATGTGCTGCTCGTGGCCAGCATCCTCGGCATCGTCCTCTCGCGCGTGGAAGGGTGGCGCAACGGACTGGCGATGGCCGGCGGTATTCTTGGCGTGGTGGTCGTACTGTGGTTGGCCGCGACGGCGCTGATTGCGGTCGCGCGCCGCAGTCCGCGACCGAGCTGGCCGTTTCCGCTCCGCCAGGGCGTGGCCAATCTGCATCGTCCGGCCAATCAGACGCGCGCCGTGACGCTGGCCCTGGGCTTCGGCGCCTTTCTGCTCAGCACTGTCTACCTCGTGCAGGCCAACCTGCTGCGCCGCGTGCAGACCACCGCCGAAGCCAGCGCTGGCAATCTGCTGTTCTTCGACGTGCAGGATGATCAGGCGGCGCCACTCGATTCGCTGCTGCGGGCGCGCCAGCATCCCATCGTGCAGCAGACGCCGATCGTCACGATGCGCGTGGAGTCGATCAACAACCGCTCGGTCTCGGCGCTCACGGCCGATACGACGGTCCGCCGTGCCGGCTGGACGTTGCGTCGCGAGTATCGCTCGACCTATCGCGACTCCCTACAGGGGTCGGAGACGCTGGTTCAGGGGAAGTGGTTCCCATCCGCCGCGGAGCGTGAGAAAAACCGCGCGGCGAATCCCGACGCCCCCTTCCTCGTGTCCCTCGAGCAGGCGGTGGCGCGCGACATGGCCGTCACGATCGGCGATACGATCACCTGGAACGTGCAGGGCGTGCCCGTGCGCACCGTCGTGCACAACATCCGCACGGTGAACTTCGCGCGCTTCGAAGCAAACTTCTTCGTGGTGTTCGAACCGGCCGCGCTCAAGCGCGCCCCGCAGCAGTTCGTGATCGTGTCGAACGTGCCGGCGGGCACGGCGATGGCCGAGGTGCAGCGCGATGTGGTGCGCCGCTTCCCGAACGTGTCGAGTCTCGACCTCACGCTGGTGCGTCAGACCATTGGATCGATCGTGGACCGGGTGACGCTCGCGATTCGTTTCCTCGGCATCTTCTCACTCGCCATGGGCGTTCCGGTGCTCTTCAGCGCGGTGGCCGCTACGCGCCGCGCCCGCTTGCGTGAAGGGGTCCTGCTGCGCACGCTGGGCGCCACGCGGCGTCAGGTCGCGCGCGTGTTGCTCGCGGAGTACGGCGCCCTCGGCGCCCTCGGCGCGCTCACCGGGATGGTGCTCAGCTTCGGCAGCGCCTGGGCCATCACGCGGTTCGTCTTCGACGACGCCTTCGATCCGGCGATCGGGCCGACGGTGCTGATTGCGGCCGGGCTGCTGCTCCTCACGATGACGATCGGCGTGCTGACGAGCCGTGACGTCTATCGGGAAACGCCGATGATGGCGATCCGCGAGCCGGGATAACCGGCTCGCGTACGCGTTGGCGTACGCGTTGGCGTGCGCGACGTCAGCGCGGGATTACGCCACCGGCGACGGCCGCGCCGTTCTTGACCGCCACCCAGACGCGCGTGCCGGTGACCCCGCGCAGTTCGGCGGGGAGCGGCACGCGCTTGGTGCCGGAGCCATCGGTCAGCCGCAACGTGCCGCCTTCTTCGAGCAGACCATCAAAGGCCGGGGCGCCGTGCGCCGCGCGCACCACGTAATCGTTGACCACCACATCGCGTGGCGTGATCTGCACACCATGCACGACGATTTCGGCGCCGGCGAGACGCGACAGTCCGGTCGTGGCCATGCCACTGAGCGCGATGGTCTGCTCACCAGCCTTGAGGACGACCTGCCGCGCCGGCTCGGTCCCGATCATCGTCAGCACGCCGCGCACGGAATCGCCGCGCGCGCGACCCGTGTTGCCCCCCGCCAGCTGCGCCGCGATGGCACGAGCCATCGAATCACCGCGCGCCTGCGCGCGCCGCGACATCTCATTGCCGGCGTCGGTGCCAAGATTGCCGTCCCGGCCCGGCACCACCAGGGTGCCGTCACCGGTGCCGCTCGCCGAGGAATCCGCCAACCGCGGGAGCGAATCGAACACCACCGGCGGCTTGCCCGCGTTGGCGATCAGCGAATCGGCGCGTGTCGCGAGCGTGTCCAGGCCGGCCACATCGCCCTTGATGGTGACGCCATCGCCTTCACTCGCGCCGCACGCGCTGAGCAGCGCCGTCGTGGTCAGCAGGACCGCGGCCACCCGCACCGCACGGAGTCGGGGGATCATGAAGGGGCGCATACGTTGCCAACCTAGGACAATTCCAGAACCCGTCAACCAGTCACAGCATGGGAATACCGCGCCGTGCCCGTCTCGGCGTCAGGCGCGCCGGATCTCCCGATCGATCATATTGCCTCACCAGTCGCACACGGGGCATGCTGGGCGTGTGTCGGACAATCCGACCGGTTCACCGGAATCCAAGCAGTCCCGGCCGCTGGCTGGCATCGCGGGTGTGACGCCGGGTGCACAGTCGTCACACCACGGGCACAACGCGTTCAAACGGGTGACCTCCCATTCCACGGGGCGTCAACCATGGCATGGCTGATACGGGTACAGAGACGGGCATGGTTCTCGACGGCGATTCGCAGGCGCTGAGCGCCTGGGCGCACGACAACGATCGCGGGCTGGCGCTCGCGGCCGATGGCGCGTGGGCGGATGCGGCCGCAGCCTTTCAGGCGGCGGCCGACGCGCTGGCGCAGGATCTGCCGCTCCGCCCCGCCACGCATGAGCCGCTCGCGCTGGTGCTCGGCAACCTCGCCCACGCCTGCTTCAAGGCGGGGCGTACCGACGAGGCGCTCCAGCACGCGCAGCGGACCTGTGCGCTCCGCGTCGCCATTGCCGGTGAAGATGGCATGCCCGTCGCCCGCGCCCGCATGGATCTCGCCGTGATGCTGGCCTCCTGCGGCCGCGGCGAGGAGGCGATGACGCTGGTGCAGCGCGCCATCGCCACCATCGAGCACCGCGTGGGCGACGAAGATGCACGCCTGGCCATCGTGCTCGAGAACGCGGCGCGCATCGCGCTCGCGTTGGGCTCGCCGTCCAACGCCGAGCCGTTGCTGCTGCGCCTGCATGCGCTGTTGCACGCCCACGAGCTCTCCACCGGCCGCGCCGACAAGCTGCTGGCGAAAGTGGCCGAAGTGCGCGAGCAGCAGCGGGTGGCGCCACGTACGCGCACGCCCGCACCACGCCTGGCGACCCCGACCAGCGGCGCCATGTTGCAGCGCGTGGCGGAAACCATTGAGCTCCGCCGCCTGACGCTCGACGATCTCGAGCCGCTCGACGAACCCACGCCGCCCTCGGTGATCGCCTTCGAGACGCCGGGGTCGTCCGACGCGCTCGATGTCCGCGAGTATGCGCACGCGAGCATC
This genomic interval carries:
- a CDS encoding ABC transporter permease, whose amino-acid sequence is MTTQALLRLAWRESRTARRRLALYMSSIAFGVAALVAIDSFAGNVTRSIREQSRTLLGGDLALSSRAVMPAVVDTVLDSLATQQVRTARVTTFASMALAEPSGGTRLVQVRAVSPGYPFYGAIETVPSGAWARVHADTVVFVDASLLVALDAKVGDVLRLGQQAFTIGGTLGNVPGDAGIASVIGPRVYVSDRWIERTGLLRFGSRAEYEVVMQLPPALAERARARTLKYALWKRVDPESFARDSVRRARDGDRRNPGGGDDEPDTTAANDRATTTAVAAVGRPNDSTPTAGSPTADSTAVAARPAAPAALAAPRARISVRTVADTERDFTQAVAQLADFLSIIGLIALLLGGIGVASGVNAFVSAKIDTVAVLRCLGATSGQVLALYLVQAVAMGLLGATAGAVLGVGVQFLLPRVMGDFLPVDVTIALEPLPLLLGLATGVWVALVFALRPLLALRRVSPLQAIRRNADPAALPSEWRDPARLTVDVLLVASILGIVLSRVEGWRNGLAMAGGILGVVVVLWLAATALIAVARRSPRPSWPFPLRQGVANLHRPANQTRAVTLALGFGAFLLSTVYLVQANLLRRVQTTAEASAGNLLFFDVQDDQAAPLDSLLRARQHPIVQQTPIVTMRVESINNRSVSALTADTTVRRAGWTLRREYRSTYRDSLQGSETLVQGKWFPSAAEREKNRAANPDAPFLVSLEQAVARDMAVTIGDTITWNVQGVPVRTVVHNIRTVNFARFEANFFVVFEPAALKRAPQQFVIVSNVPAGTAMAEVQRDVVRRFPNVSSLDLTLVRQTIGSIVDRVTLAIRFLGIFSLAMGVPVLFSAVAATRRARLREGVLLRTLGATRRQVARVLLAEYGALGALGALTGMVLSFGSAWAITRFVFDDAFDPAIGPTVLIAAGLLLLTMTIGVLTSRDVYRETPMMAIREPG
- a CDS encoding tetratricopeptide repeat protein; protein product: MADTGTETGMVLDGDSQALSAWAHDNDRGLALAADGAWADAAAAFQAAADALAQDLPLRPATHEPLALVLGNLAHACFKAGRTDEALQHAQRTCALRVAIAGEDGMPVARARMDLAVMLASCGRGEEAMTLVQRAIATIEHRVGDEDARLAIVLENAARIALALGSPSNAEPLLLRLHALLHAHELSTGRADKLLAKVAEVREQQRVAPRTRTPAPRLATPTSGAMLQRVAETIELRRLTLDDLEPLDEPTPPSVIAFETPGSSDALDVREYAHASIETAAPWEEGPVIERPPIAEPVVSAAPRHAVSPVFRDLDRGPTIAMPTPDRGVRTIETPSRAPRAVVRDEAPSRRESPAEIPAPRAAKAPAPEGKSGVYLPMILGTVAAVAAGAGAVWWFILR